A genomic region of Dactylococcopsis salina PCC 8305 contains the following coding sequences:
- a CDS encoding Tab2/Atab2 family RNA-binding protein, with amino-acid sequence MDTIWELDFYSRPIRDENNKKLWEVLICESPLDVETTEEQLFRYQKFCSAQTVNSIFLQEAINEAIEASGKSPKKIRFFRRQMSNMITKACDDIGITALPSRRTYALQRWIEERLENVYPQQEGYDETAVSSVTVQYPAENAAILPDAIRGDKGDRWAFVTLEVQGFQEMKEWEISFGEGFPLSLFDLSPETKIPGLVIFSPRAMPFAGWMSGIELSQIQLQQGSRPRLILQTGTSECWILADITNPDTLKEAQGFQQAKETAQGVHFLAIQSDPQSEAFAGFWLLA; translated from the coding sequence ATGGATACAATTTGGGAACTGGATTTCTATTCTCGTCCGATTCGAGATGAAAATAATAAAAAGCTATGGGAAGTGTTAATCTGTGAAAGTCCTTTAGATGTGGAAACGACAGAGGAACAACTGTTTCGTTATCAAAAGTTTTGTTCGGCGCAAACGGTCAATTCGATTTTTCTCCAAGAAGCAATTAATGAGGCGATCGAAGCGTCAGGGAAGTCTCCGAAGAAAATCCGCTTTTTCCGTCGTCAAATGAGTAATATGATTACTAAAGCCTGTGATGATATCGGGATTACCGCGCTTCCTAGTCGGCGCACTTATGCCTTACAGCGATGGATTGAGGAACGTTTAGAAAACGTTTATCCGCAACAGGAGGGATATGACGAAACGGCGGTGAGTAGTGTTACGGTTCAATATCCAGCAGAAAATGCGGCGATTCTTCCCGATGCGATTCGGGGTGATAAGGGCGATCGTTGGGCGTTTGTTACTTTAGAAGTGCAAGGGTTTCAAGAGATGAAGGAATGGGAGATTAGTTTTGGCGAGGGTTTCCCGTTATCTTTGTTTGATTTATCCCCAGAGACAAAAATTCCTGGTTTAGTGATTTTCTCCCCTCGTGCGATGCCGTTTGCAGGTTGGATGTCGGGAATTGAATTATCTCAGATTCAATTACAACAGGGAAGTCGTCCTCGTTTAATTTTACAAACTGGAACGAGCGAATGTTGGATTTTAGCGGATATTACGAACCCAGACACCTTGAAGGAAGCGCAAGGGTTTCAACAGGCGAAAGAAACCGCACAAGGGGTTCATTTTTTAGCGATTCAAAGTGATCCCCAGTCGGAAGCATTTGCAGGGTTTTGGCTACTAGCCTGA
- a CDS encoding DUF433 domain-containing protein, producing the protein MSQSLIDIGCLITTSPHIQGGRPIIAGTGTSVRRIVALWKQGYSTDEIVADKNYLTLSQVHAALAFYYANPQVIDQDLEAEAAEYERSS; encoded by the coding sequence ATGTCTCAATCTCTAATTGATATTGGTTGCTTAATTACGACTTCTCCTCATATTCAAGGAGGGCGCCCCATCATTGCGGGTACTGGAACATCTGTGCGCCGAATTGTTGCCCTCTGGAAGCAGGGTTATAGTACCGATGAGATTGTCGCCGATAAGAATTATTTAACATTGTCCCAAGTCCATGCAGCATTAGCCTTTTATTATGCTAATCCACAAGTTATAGACCAAGACTTGGAAGCAGAAGCCGCTGAGTATGAACGATCAAGTTAA
- a CDS encoding alpha-D-glucose phosphate-specific phosphoglucomutase: MNIRTVATKPFDDQKPGTSGLRKAVTTFQQPHYLENFIQSIFDSLDHYQGQRLVLGGDGRYYNRTAIQTILKMAAANGVGRVLVGQGGILSTPAASCLIRQYKAFGGIILSASHNPGGPDGDFGVKFNTPNGGPAPADVTEAIFTKSKAITEYKVLDGDDVNLDQQGEYKLGEMTVEVVDSVAIYADLMASIFDFDAIRQLLSDGFRIVMDSLHAVTGPYAKEILENRLNAPLGTVRNGEPLEDFGGGHPDPNLVYARELVEIMYGENPPEFGAASDGDGDRNMILGSKFFVTPSDSLAILAANATLIPGYAQGITGIARSMPTSQAPDRVAKQLGIDCYETPTGWKFFGNLLDAGKITLCGEESFGTGSNHIREKDGLWAILFWLNVIAKRGQTVEEIVKDHWSQYGRTYYSRHDYEEVEKDPANQLMETLRSNLSTLPGKQYNGYEIDLADDFSYTDPIDGSIAEKQGVRIVFKDGSRIVFRLSGTGTQGATLRVYLERYEPQQGKQNEDTQTALSDLINIADEIAQIKTFTGRNEPSVIT; this comes from the coding sequence ATGAATATTCGTACTGTTGCCACAAAACCATTTGATGACCAAAAACCTGGAACTTCTGGACTGCGAAAAGCAGTAACCACTTTCCAACAACCGCACTATCTAGAAAACTTTATCCAGTCAATTTTCGACAGTTTAGATCACTATCAAGGACAACGGCTAGTTTTAGGAGGAGATGGTCGCTACTACAACCGCACAGCGATCCAAACGATTCTTAAAATGGCGGCGGCGAATGGTGTAGGACGAGTTTTAGTGGGACAAGGAGGAATCCTCTCCACTCCTGCTGCTTCCTGCTTAATTCGTCAATATAAAGCATTTGGCGGCATTATTTTGTCTGCTAGTCATAATCCTGGTGGCCCCGACGGTGACTTTGGGGTTAAGTTTAACACTCCCAATGGTGGCCCAGCCCCAGCAGATGTAACAGAAGCCATTTTTACCAAAAGTAAAGCCATTACTGAGTATAAAGTGCTGGATGGGGATGATGTTAACTTGGATCAGCAAGGGGAATACAAACTGGGAGAAATGACCGTTGAGGTGGTTGATTCCGTTGCCATTTATGCTGATTTGATGGCTTCTATTTTTGATTTTGATGCGATTCGACAGTTATTAAGCGACGGTTTCCGTATTGTGATGGACTCTCTCCACGCGGTGACAGGTCCCTATGCCAAAGAGATTTTAGAAAATCGCTTAAATGCGCCTTTGGGAACGGTTCGTAATGGTGAACCCTTAGAAGATTTTGGCGGCGGACATCCCGACCCAAATTTGGTTTATGCGCGAGAATTGGTAGAAATTATGTATGGGGAGAATCCTCCTGAGTTTGGCGCGGCTTCTGATGGTGATGGCGATCGAAACATGATTTTGGGAAGCAAGTTTTTTGTTACTCCTAGCGATAGTTTGGCAATTTTAGCCGCTAATGCCACACTGATTCCTGGATATGCTCAAGGAATCACAGGGATTGCGCGATCGATGCCCACTTCCCAAGCGCCCGATCGCGTGGCGAAACAATTAGGAATCGACTGTTATGAGACTCCAACGGGTTGGAAGTTTTTCGGGAATCTCCTCGACGCGGGGAAAATTACCCTCTGTGGGGAAGAAAGTTTTGGTACGGGTTCCAACCACATCCGCGAAAAAGATGGACTGTGGGCGATTTTATTCTGGTTAAATGTCATCGCAAAACGAGGACAAACCGTTGAAGAAATTGTTAAAGATCATTGGTCGCAATACGGACGGACATACTACTCTCGTCACGATTATGAGGAAGTAGAAAAAGACCCCGCCAATCAGTTAATGGAGACGCTTCGATCGAACTTATCAACCCTTCCTGGAAAGCAGTATAACGGTTACGAAATTGATCTCGCGGATGACTTTAGTTATACCGACCCGATCGATGGTAGTATCGCAGAAAAACAAGGAGTTCGGATTGTGTTCAAAGACGGTTCTCGCATCGTTTTCCGTCTCTCTGGAACAGGTACTCAGGGGGCGACCTTGCGCGTCTATTTAGAACGATATGAACCGCAACAGGGAAAACAAAATGAAGACACCCAAACTGCTTTATCTGACTTAATCAACATTGCTGATGAGATCGCCCAAATTAAAACCTTCACTGGACGCAACGAACCCTCAGTAATCACTTAA
- a CDS encoding AMP-dependent synthetase/ligase, with protein MFKPTDTIVDYSTARSIPEIWSQVAPYCGKLVALDDPHQQPHLKVTYQELNEKIIQFATGLQTQGIKPDTKIALFADNSPRWFIADQGIMKAGAINVVRSSQADVTELIYILTDSDSTALVVEDQKTLEKLQSQLSELPIEFVILLSDETVEIAGIKVFNFSQIIELGTEQELSFVPREINDLATLIYTSGTTGKPKGAMLSHGNFLHQVRTLGDVIQPQAGDRVLSILPSWHAYERAAEYFLLARGCQITYTNLRAFKKDLKEQKPNYMVGVPRLWESVYDGIQKTLNQQTGTKKKLVNFFLNISDRYIKAKRINERLCLENFNPSVTEKLTASVQQSLLEPLHNLGDKVVYNTVREATGGNLKAVISGGGSLAKYIDDFYEVVGIPLLVGYGLTETSPVTHARRLYHNLRGSAGQAIPETETKIVDPETKASLNDGEKGLVMIRGTQVMQGYYKQPEATAKAIDQEGWFNTGDLGWITPTGDLVLTGRAKDTIVLSNGENIEPQPLEDACLRSVYIDQIIVLGQDQRCLGALIVPNVEALQQWSEDNNLNLDFSEEKLPETLTNSEIQKLFREELNREVKNRPGYRPDDRIGVFKLIVEGFSIDNGMMTQTLKVKRPVVCERYQDMIDGMFAKG; from the coding sequence ATGTTTAAACCCACTGATACGATTGTTGATTATTCTACCGCTCGATCGATCCCAGAAATCTGGTCACAAGTTGCTCCCTATTGCGGAAAACTCGTGGCGTTGGATGATCCCCACCAACAACCGCATCTTAAAGTTACTTATCAAGAATTAAACGAAAAAATCATACAATTTGCAACAGGGTTACAAACGCAAGGGATAAAACCAGACACAAAAATTGCACTGTTTGCTGATAATAGCCCTCGTTGGTTTATTGCTGACCAAGGCATAATGAAAGCGGGGGCGATTAATGTCGTTCGATCGTCCCAGGCGGATGTTACTGAGTTGATTTATATTTTAACAGATAGTGATAGCACTGCTTTAGTCGTTGAAGATCAAAAAACTTTAGAAAAGTTACAGTCACAATTATCTGAGCTTCCGATCGAGTTCGTTATTTTATTATCAGATGAAACGGTAGAAATTGCAGGAATAAAGGTTTTCAATTTCTCCCAAATTATTGAGTTAGGAACAGAACAAGAATTGAGTTTTGTTCCCCGTGAAATAAACGATTTAGCAACCTTAATTTATACATCAGGAACAACAGGAAAGCCAAAAGGAGCAATGTTATCTCACGGTAACTTTTTACATCAAGTTCGCACTCTTGGCGATGTTATTCAACCGCAAGCGGGCGATCGCGTCTTAAGCATTCTTCCCAGTTGGCACGCTTACGAACGAGCAGCAGAGTATTTTCTCTTAGCAAGAGGATGTCAAATCACTTATACTAATTTACGCGCTTTTAAAAAAGACTTAAAAGAACAAAAACCGAATTATATGGTTGGTGTTCCTCGACTTTGGGAATCCGTTTATGATGGCATTCAAAAAACCTTAAATCAACAAACGGGAACCAAGAAAAAACTGGTTAATTTCTTTCTCAATATCTCCGATCGATATATCAAAGCTAAACGAATCAATGAGCGCTTATGTCTCGAAAACTTTAACCCTTCAGTGACAGAAAAATTAACCGCTTCTGTGCAACAATCTCTCCTTGAACCCTTACATAATTTAGGCGATAAAGTCGTTTATAATACCGTTCGAGAAGCCACAGGTGGTAACTTAAAAGCCGTAATTAGTGGCGGTGGTTCTTTAGCTAAATATATTGATGATTTTTATGAAGTCGTTGGTATTCCCTTACTGGTGGGATACGGTTTAACTGAAACCTCTCCCGTCACTCATGCGCGACGGTTATATCACAATTTGCGCGGTTCTGCTGGACAAGCGATTCCAGAAACGGAAACCAAAATTGTTGATCCAGAAACTAAAGCCTCCCTCAACGATGGGGAAAAAGGTTTGGTGATGATTCGGGGAACACAGGTGATGCAAGGATATTATAAGCAACCAGAAGCCACCGCAAAAGCGATCGATCAGGAAGGGTGGTTTAATACAGGAGATTTAGGTTGGATTACCCCCACAGGAGATTTAGTTTTAACTGGACGCGCCAAAGATACGATCGTCCTTTCTAACGGGGAAAATATCGAACCGCAACCCTTAGAAGATGCTTGTTTGCGGAGTGTGTATATTGACCAAATTATCGTTTTAGGGCAAGATCAACGGTGTTTAGGGGCGTTAATTGTTCCCAATGTGGAAGCGTTACAGCAATGGTCAGAAGATAATAATCTCAACCTAGATTTTTCGGAAGAGAAGTTACCAGAAACCTTGACCAATTCCGAGATTCAAAAACTGTTTCGGGAGGAATTAAACCGAGAGGTAAAAAATCGCCCTGGTTATCGTCCCGACGATCGAATCGGTGTGTTTAAGTTAATTGTAGAGGGGTTTTCAATAGATAATGGCATGATGACCCAAACCTTAAAAGTGAAACGTCCTGTTGTTTGTGAACGGTATCAGGATATGATTGACGGGATGTTCGCTAAAGGTTAA
- a CDS encoding carbon-nitrogen hydrolase family protein — translation MKSYLAAAIQMTSQPDLEKNLAAASDLVELAVRRGAQLVSLPENFSFLGEEREKVRQASAIAQQTEKFLKTMAQRHQITIFGGGFPIPVADGKVSNTAVLIDANGEELARYEKVHLFDVNLPDGNTYQESKTVKAGVSLPPLSISPELGKIGLSVCYDVRFPELYRKLSKQGAEILLIPAAFTAYTGKDHWQVLLQARAIENTAYVIAPAQTGNHYARRNSHGHAMIVDPWGIVLSDAGENPGVAIAEINPSRLEQVRRQMPSLTHSVFI, via the coding sequence ATGAAATCTTATCTGGCTGCGGCGATTCAGATGACCAGCCAACCTGACTTAGAAAAAAACTTGGCGGCTGCTTCCGATTTGGTGGAGTTAGCGGTGCGACGGGGGGCGCAATTAGTCAGTCTTCCTGAAAATTTCTCCTTTCTCGGTGAGGAACGGGAAAAGGTGAGACAAGCCAGCGCGATCGCGCAACAAACGGAAAAGTTCCTCAAAACCATGGCACAACGGCATCAAATCACTATTTTTGGTGGTGGGTTTCCGATTCCAGTGGCGGATGGGAAAGTCTCGAACACTGCTGTTTTAATTGATGCGAATGGGGAAGAGTTGGCACGTTACGAGAAAGTCCATCTGTTTGATGTTAATCTTCCTGATGGGAATACCTATCAAGAATCAAAAACAGTGAAAGCTGGCGTTTCCCTTCCCCCGTTGTCAATCTCTCCAGAGTTAGGCAAAATTGGGCTTTCTGTGTGCTACGACGTGCGCTTTCCTGAGTTATATCGTAAACTGTCCAAACAAGGCGCAGAAATTCTCCTGATTCCCGCCGCTTTTACTGCTTATACAGGGAAAGATCATTGGCAGGTTTTATTACAAGCGAGGGCGATCGAGAACACCGCTTATGTCATCGCACCAGCACAAACAGGCAACCATTACGCAAGGCGCAACAGTCACGGTCACGCCATGATCGTTGACCCTTGGGGCATTGTCTTAAGTGATGCGGGAGAAAATCCAGGGGTTGCCATTGCTGAAATTAATCCCTCCCGCTTGGAACAAGTGCGCCGTCAGATGCCGTCGTTAACCCACAGCGTATTTATTTAA
- a CDS encoding YlqD family protein, translated as MNDGNKNLLIKRPINLKVIVTQRWKEEVQQQLQSQINQQDGQLQQLENQGQSAVAQVTQQGSNPSDPQVQQQLRSIQNQLNQQKSKITEQKNQALQQLQQVQLLEEGQEVGQGQLDSFVRVQIGDNLVQKMNVEVVVKDGVIQEIRGEV; from the coding sequence ATGAACGACGGTAACAAGAATTTATTAATTAAACGTCCGATTAATTTGAAAGTGATTGTTACACAACGCTGGAAGGAAGAGGTGCAGCAACAGTTACAGTCACAGATTAATCAGCAGGACGGACAACTGCAGCAGTTGGAAAATCAAGGACAAAGCGCGGTTGCACAGGTAACACAGCAAGGAAGCAACCCCAGTGATCCGCAAGTGCAGCAACAACTAAGGAGTATTCAAAACCAGCTTAACCAACAAAAAAGCAAAATCACGGAACAGAAAAACCAGGCACTCCAACAACTGCAACAAGTGCAGTTATTAGAAGAAGGACAAGAGGTCGGTCAAGGGCAGCTAGACAGTTTTGTTCGCGTTCAAATTGGCGATAACCTAGTCCAGAAAATGAATGTGGAAGTTGTGGTCAAAGATGGCGTAATTCAAGAAATTCGCGGCGAAGTTTAA
- a CDS encoding ArsR/SmtB family transcription factor, which produces MLKTSKVDLKLITAGFQALSEPLRLQVLELLQEQELCVCDLRDRVDVSQSKLSFHLKILREAQLVRSRQKGRWVYYSLNPSQLAILEQYLNQLRENASMRSASNC; this is translated from the coding sequence ATGCTGAAAACATCAAAGGTTGATTTAAAATTAATAACTGCTGGTTTTCAAGCGTTATCAGAACCGTTACGCTTACAAGTTTTAGAGTTATTACAAGAACAAGAATTATGTGTCTGCGATTTGCGCGATCGAGTCGATGTTTCCCAGTCTAAGTTATCGTTTCATTTAAAGATTTTACGGGAAGCACAGTTAGTTCGATCGCGCCAAAAGGGGCGTTGGGTTTATTATTCTCTCAATCCTTCACAATTAGCAATATTAGAACAATATTTAAACCAGTTGCGAGAAAATGCTTCCATGCGTTCGGCTTCTAATTGTTAG
- a CDS encoding CHAD domain-containing protein yields MSEQTTVETFGDRAIVALAKHSQKMLKHETGVWKDQDPEALHQMRVGMRRLRTALVGFSRAIEVPKPAREKKVGKIARELGTLRDLDVLKESLETYYLPSLPVTEQDQLQSVFKEIAKQRQQAYKKVTKALDSKDYQKLKSSLKQWLESPKLSAIAPFPLAEVLPDLLLPHISNLLLHPGWLVGQNIDQDSATILDEAEETLHSLRKAGKKARYQMELFTHCYNEPYQQYVKQIKAIQSTLGEIQDSVVLREFLIQCCGEKFPQAFPHLQQQLTEFRVQKWQEWEELRQYFLDSATRQNLRLTVQNPFPNETESSSESQTDSVANL; encoded by the coding sequence ATGTCAGAACAAACCACTGTGGAAACATTTGGCGATCGCGCGATCGTGGCTTTAGCAAAGCATAGTCAAAAAATGCTAAAACATGAAACGGGAGTCTGGAAAGATCAAGACCCAGAAGCCTTACACCAAATGCGAGTGGGAATGCGAAGACTGCGAACCGCTTTAGTTGGATTTTCCCGCGCGATCGAAGTTCCCAAACCAGCACGAGAGAAAAAAGTTGGTAAAATTGCCAGAGAGCTAGGAACATTAAGGGATTTAGATGTTTTAAAAGAAAGTCTAGAAACTTACTATTTACCCTCTCTTCCCGTCACCGAACAGGATCAATTACAATCAGTCTTTAAGGAAATCGCCAAGCAACGCCAACAGGCTTATAAAAAAGTTACAAAAGCCCTAGACAGTAAAGACTATCAAAAGCTCAAAAGTAGTTTAAAGCAATGGCTAGAAAGTCCTAAACTCAGCGCGATCGCGCCATTTCCTCTCGCAGAAGTTTTACCTGATCTCCTTCTCCCCCACATCAGTAACTTACTGCTACATCCTGGCTGGTTAGTGGGTCAAAATATTGATCAAGACAGCGCGACGATTTTAGATGAAGCAGAGGAAACCCTCCACAGTTTGCGGAAAGCTGGGAAAAAAGCACGTTACCAGATGGAATTGTTCACTCACTGCTACAATGAACCTTATCAGCAATATGTGAAGCAAATCAAAGCGATTCAAAGCACTCTCGGAGAAATCCAAGATAGTGTTGTTCTCAGAGAGTTTTTAATCCAATGTTGTGGCGAAAAATTCCCGCAAGCGTTTCCCCATCTCCAACAACAGTTAACGGAGTTTCGTGTCCAAAAATGGCAAGAATGGGAGGAACTACGGCAATATTTCCTTGATTCCGCAACTCGCCAAAATCTTCGCCTGACGGTTCAAAATCCTTTTCCCAACGAGACAGAATCCTCCAGTGAATCCCAGACGGATTCTGTAGCAAACCTGTAA
- the yidD gene encoding membrane protein insertion efficiency factor YidD, which yields MLKTVLITIIRLYRALISPLFPPSCRFQPTCSQYAIEAVEKFGVLTGTGLAIKRVLRCHPFHPGGYDPVPDRDPLKNNRKLKE from the coding sequence ATGCTTAAAACCGTTTTAATCACAATAATTCGTCTGTATCGTGCTTTAATTTCCCCTCTCTTTCCCCCCAGTTGTCGATTTCAACCCACTTGTTCCCAATATGCGATCGAAGCGGTGGAAAAATTTGGCGTTTTAACAGGAACAGGGTTAGCAATTAAACGAGTCTTGCGTTGTCATCCCTTCCATCCTGGCGGTTATGATCCCGTTCCCGATCGCGATCCCCTTAAAAATAATAGGAAACTTAAAGAATAA
- a CDS encoding DICT sensory domain-containing protein — MHRSTSLVTELLEQLPHLRTQIYFKSSLTALSHAMEDQVLATTDSPLVIASFQQERFYRQEAHRYRRLGKRSDHIYIFSALDTSFQENENTCTTINFDPEDALATEWHLTVIGKTFTSCLVCRECSPSETQKGLDSARRFEGIWTFDDQVTKRVASLLLDKILDYRSELEPQIQAAREIYLQESLDTERNSQRVNPDAFVERLVTHLQAGQYRVMRAYQSLAKKEEKERLLRCLTNAIRQSLDLQEILGITVQEVGETLGACRCLVYRCRDCANSTTIEHEFLRSEVTSLENQTWSITNNPLLQNVREQGKPLYIKDTTSDDSIKNSSFLSSLVRDYQIRSWLLIPLLYQGEVIGMIELHHCCEEEQGWHEDDIKLVEAIAPQIGLALTQAEAYTNLEALNEQLEALEQARSNLVAITGHELRTPLSTIQVCLESLVSEPDMSEELRQVMLSTAMNDAERMRRLVQDFLTLSRLESGRIEWNPEPMSVEECIELSLSNIRGRNTEKPVPTIENRTSNDLPLAYVDGEWLVEVLAKLLDNSCKFTDDNGTIVLSAEAENDQTLKVTISDTGRGIEPSRLETVFDRFYQEEGALQRTTGGTGLGLAICRQIVQRWGGEIWAESTGKNNGTQFHFTLPIAKEARVMSVHR; from the coding sequence ATGCACAGATCAACTTCATTGGTGACGGAGTTATTAGAACAACTGCCGCACTTAAGAACCCAAATTTATTTCAAATCCTCCTTAACTGCTCTTTCCCACGCAATGGAGGATCAAGTTTTAGCAACCACAGATTCCCCTTTAGTCATTGCTAGTTTTCAACAAGAACGATTTTATCGTCAAGAAGCGCATCGTTACCGAAGGCTAGGAAAAAGAAGCGATCACATTTATATTTTTTCGGCTCTTGATACCTCTTTTCAAGAGAATGAAAACACTTGTACCACAATTAATTTTGATCCTGAAGATGCTCTCGCTACAGAATGGCACTTAACGGTAATTGGAAAAACCTTTACCAGTTGTTTAGTTTGTCGGGAATGTTCCCCCAGTGAAACGCAAAAGGGATTAGACTCAGCGCGACGATTTGAGGGAATCTGGACGTTTGATGATCAGGTAACAAAAAGAGTTGCTTCCCTACTGTTAGATAAAATTTTAGACTATCGATCGGAACTCGAACCCCAAATTCAAGCCGCACGAGAAATTTATTTACAGGAAAGTCTAGACACCGAACGCAACTCCCAACGAGTGAATCCAGATGCGTTTGTAGAAAGGCTGGTAACGCATTTACAAGCGGGACAATATCGGGTGATGCGAGCGTATCAATCCCTTGCGAAAAAAGAAGAGAAAGAGCGTTTATTGCGCTGTTTAACCAATGCGATTCGACAATCTTTAGATTTACAAGAAATTCTTGGGATTACAGTTCAAGAAGTGGGAGAAACTCTTGGCGCTTGTCGATGTTTGGTTTATCGGTGTCGTGATTGTGCCAACTCTACCACGATCGAGCATGAATTTTTACGCAGTGAGGTTACTTCTCTCGAAAACCAAACCTGGTCTATTACCAACAATCCTCTCCTACAAAATGTCCGCGAACAGGGAAAACCCCTTTATATCAAAGATACGACCAGCGATGACTCAATTAAAAATAGTTCTTTCCTTTCCTCATTAGTGAGAGATTATCAAATCCGCAGTTGGTTATTAATTCCCCTGTTGTATCAAGGAGAAGTGATCGGTATGATCGAATTACATCATTGTTGTGAGGAAGAACAGGGTTGGCATGAAGACGATATCAAATTAGTAGAAGCGATCGCGCCACAAATTGGGCTTGCTCTCACTCAAGCCGAAGCCTATACGAATCTAGAGGCGCTTAACGAGCAACTAGAAGCACTGGAACAAGCTCGTTCTAACCTTGTCGCCATTACGGGACACGAACTGCGAACCCCCCTTTCTACGATTCAAGTTTGTTTAGAAAGTCTCGTCAGTGAACCCGATATGTCGGAAGAATTACGACAAGTGATGTTATCCACCGCCATGAATGACGCAGAGAGGATGCGTCGTTTAGTACAAGACTTTCTCACCCTCTCTCGCTTGGAAAGTGGACGCATTGAATGGAATCCCGAACCGATGTCAGTAGAAGAATGTATCGAGTTATCTCTGAGCAATATTCGAGGGAGAAACACGGAAAAACCAGTTCCCACCATTGAAAACCGAACCAGCAATGATCTTCCTTTAGCCTATGTAGATGGGGAATGGTTAGTGGAAGTCTTAGCGAAACTGTTAGATAATTCTTGTAAATTCACAGACGACAACGGCACGATCGTTCTTTCTGCGGAAGCCGAGAATGATCAGACCCTGAAAGTAACCATTTCTGACACAGGGCGCGGCATTGAACCCTCTCGTCTCGAAACCGTCTTCGATCGATTCTACCAAGAAGAAGGAGCGTTACAACGCACCACTGGGGGAACTGGTCTCGGTTTAGCCATCTGTCGTCAAATCGTCCAAAGATGGGGAGGAGAAATTTGGGCAGAATCCACTGGAAAAAACAACGGCACACAATTCCACTTTACCCTTCCCATTGCCAAAGAAGCACGAGTGATGTCAGTCCACCGTTAA